In Paraflavitalea devenefica, the following are encoded in one genomic region:
- a CDS encoding L,D-transpeptidase family protein — translation MKRQHIVALFLLSFVGLAAFKTIETRVIKKRFFKSEPTGIVYVIVDKSDYELQVYDEEGWYATYPVVFGNKNLGDKMMEGDRKTPEGTFKIISKRPHAKWHKMLMLDYPNTESYQKFNQRKSQGIIPKNAKIGGGIAIHGTWPNDNIVVDDYTNWTNGCVAVKNNDLDELETYLPIGTKVIIRQ, via the coding sequence ATGAAACGCCAACACATCGTCGCACTATTCCTCTTATCATTTGTGGGCTTAGCTGCCTTTAAAACCATTGAAACAAGAGTAATCAAGAAACGGTTCTTTAAAAGTGAACCCACAGGTATTGTCTATGTCATTGTAGATAAGTCGGACTATGAACTACAGGTATATGATGAGGAAGGCTGGTATGCTACCTACCCGGTCGTGTTTGGCAATAAAAACCTGGGAGATAAAATGATGGAGGGCGACCGCAAAACGCCCGAAGGCACTTTCAAGATCATTTCCAAGAGGCCTCACGCCAAGTGGCATAAAATGCTCATGCTGGATTATCCCAATACAGAAAGCTATCAAAAATTCAACCAGCGCAAGTCGCAGGGCATCATCCCCAAAAATGCCAAAATAGGTGGCGGTATCGCCATCCACGGCACCTGGCCCAATGACAATATCGTGGTGGATGATTATACCAACTGGACCAATGGTTGCGTAGCCGTCAAGAACAATGACCTGGATGAGTTGGAAACCTATTTACCCATCGGCACCAAAGTCATCATCCGTCAATAA
- a CDS encoding RidA family protein, translated as MEKKIINTSNAPAPIGPYNQAVQIGGLLFISGQIAINPATGNIEAIDVIGETHQVMHNLKAVLAEAGMDFSHVVKTTIFLSDMSLFAAVNEVYGKYFQNDFPARETVAVKGLPKNVNVEISMIAGR; from the coding sequence ATGGAAAAAAAGATCATCAATACCAGCAATGCACCCGCCCCCATCGGCCCCTATAACCAGGCTGTTCAGATCGGCGGCTTATTATTCATTTCCGGCCAGATAGCCATCAATCCCGCTACCGGCAACATAGAAGCCATTGATGTAATCGGCGAAACACACCAGGTCATGCACAACCTCAAAGCCGTACTGGCAGAGGCGGGGATGGATTTCAGCCATGTGGTAAAGACAACCATCTTCCTCAGTGATATGTCGTTATTTGCTGCTGTAAATGAAGTATATGGCAAATATTTTCAGAACGACTTCCCTGCCCGTGAAACTGTGGCCGTAAAAGGCTTGCCCAAAAATGTGAATGTGGAGATCAGTATGATCGCGGGGCGCTAA
- a CDS encoding 3-hydroxyacyl-CoA dehydrogenase family protein, translating to MIIAILADDVLKEEWLSKEAPEEVEFVWVDSVRSLMMTEADARFDLLFTTDPERMERLKPADGKPLFVNAVAWTGKVIGQQFIRINAWPSLLRRPIIEVALTDAKQAEAVRSVFDALQWRFQLVPDECGMITPRVLAMIVNEAYYTLGAGVSTKEEIDIAMKLGTNYPMGPFEWSAVIGLVPIGLLLKELGRTNGRYAPAPVLEQELAG from the coding sequence ATGATTATTGCCATACTGGCCGATGATGTGTTAAAAGAGGAGTGGCTTTCCAAAGAAGCGCCGGAAGAGGTTGAATTTGTATGGGTGGATTCCGTGCGCTCGCTGATGATGACGGAAGCTGATGCCCGCTTCGACCTGCTGTTCACCACTGATCCGGAAAGGATGGAGCGGTTGAAACCGGCTGACGGCAAGCCATTGTTTGTGAATGCAGTGGCCTGGACAGGAAAAGTAATTGGTCAACAGTTTATTCGCATCAATGCCTGGCCTTCATTATTACGCCGACCCATAATTGAAGTTGCCCTTACCGATGCGAAGCAGGCAGAAGCTGTGCGGTCTGTTTTTGATGCGTTGCAATGGCGTTTCCAACTGGTGCCGGATGAGTGTGGCATGATTACGCCGCGGGTGCTGGCGATGATCGTTAATGAAGCTTATTATACGTTGGGTGCAGGCGTGAGTACAAAGGAAGAGATTGACATAGCCATGAAGCTGGGCACCAATTATCCCATGGGGCCTTTTGAGTGGAGTGCTGTTATTGGTCTTGTGCCTATCGGGCTATTGTTAAAAGAGCTGGGCAGAACAAACGGCCGTTATGCGCCGGCGCCGGTGCTGGAACAGGAGTTGGCCGGCTAA
- a CDS encoding outer membrane beta-barrel protein produces MKRILTFLVGIGMASSALAQDSTQQKKSDTLVIGKMIIARTPGSAKEDNERERTRVYRRKYKPSNISTNWLIFDLGFTNFNDQTNYSSADAQAFAPGSDEDWFKLKAIKSTNVNIWIFMQRLNLIKHVVNLKYGLGIDMNNYRFKEPVKFQTEPHTNVIMDNSTHYKKNKLAADYATVPMLLEFNFTPRRERGFGLAIGASAGYLYASRQKTITDADGKRKKRDDFDLRPWKLSYMAELGLGPIKLYGSYANESIFENGLDLTPYSVGVRINSW; encoded by the coding sequence ATGAAGAGGATTTTAACCTTCCTGGTGGGGATAGGTATGGCCAGTTCTGCCCTTGCACAGGATTCAACACAACAGAAAAAGAGTGATACCCTTGTTATTGGCAAAATGATCATTGCGCGCACACCCGGCAGCGCCAAAGAAGACAATGAACGGGAAAGGACCCGCGTTTACCGCCGGAAATACAAACCCTCCAACATCAGTACCAACTGGCTGATCTTTGACCTGGGCTTCACCAATTTCAATGACCAGACCAATTACAGCAGTGCCGACGCGCAGGCATTTGCACCAGGATCGGATGAAGACTGGTTTAAACTGAAAGCCATTAAATCAACCAATGTAAACATCTGGATCTTTATGCAGCGCCTGAACCTCATCAAACATGTGGTAAACCTGAAATACGGGTTAGGCATTGATATGAACAACTATCGCTTCAAGGAACCTGTCAAATTTCAAACAGAGCCGCACACGAATGTGATCATGGACAACAGCACCCATTATAAGAAGAACAAACTGGCGGCAGATTATGCAACAGTTCCTATGCTGCTGGAGTTCAACTTTACCCCCCGCCGGGAGAGAGGATTTGGCCTCGCCATAGGCGCCAGTGCAGGTTACCTGTACGCCAGCCGCCAGAAAACCATCACCGATGCAGATGGCAAACGTAAAAAACGGGATGACTTTGATCTCCGCCCCTGGAAGCTTTCCTATATGGCAGAACTGGGATTGGGCCCTATAAAACTGTACGGCTCTTATGCTAATGAAAGCATCTTTGAAAACGGACTGGACTTAACTCCCTACAGCGTAGGCGTAAGGATTAATAGCTGGTAA
- a CDS encoding tetratricopeptide repeat protein: MEEIQTPSTAACANCNSPAVVEGYPTPLCQECRQQFIKYPIPLWIKIFAGAIGVVVVFALFSFPKNLSLGLQLEKGVKAAKQHKYLTAQRELTAFTKANPGHTEAQGYLTLAAFYNGDYQTFADVGQKLVGQSIDNSRLLSDLNWIGERFEEYYPSDSLKLLVEAYTGDHKAVPDTAYQRYLQHHSQEVYALFSYASSLYDQDQYTACDSVLALILAKDESYLPALRMRAGVQRELGNWDASVKNCDLILDINKEAAYAIASKARTCLKQHKDKEGLQLALESVKMDKDDGYCACTLALAYHFNGQITERDAQMRIMQSAGNAGMKEYAQYALDIISKKEPFRN, from the coding sequence ATGGAAGAAATTCAAACACCTTCCACTGCAGCCTGTGCTAATTGTAATAGCCCTGCTGTGGTGGAAGGATATCCCACCCCGCTATGCCAGGAATGCCGGCAACAGTTCATTAAGTATCCTATTCCGCTCTGGATTAAAATATTTGCCGGCGCCATTGGCGTTGTAGTAGTATTTGCCCTTTTTTCTTTCCCTAAGAATCTTTCCCTGGGTCTGCAACTGGAGAAAGGAGTGAAGGCTGCCAAACAGCATAAATACCTTACAGCACAGCGTGAACTGACTGCTTTTACGAAAGCTAATCCCGGACATACAGAAGCACAGGGCTACCTGACGCTGGCCGCTTTTTATAATGGTGATTACCAAACCTTCGCAGATGTAGGCCAGAAGTTAGTTGGTCAGTCTATTGATAACAGCAGGTTGTTGAGTGACTTGAACTGGATTGGGGAGAGATTTGAAGAGTATTACCCGTCCGACTCCCTGAAGCTGTTGGTGGAGGCATATACGGGAGATCATAAGGCTGTTCCGGATACCGCTTACCAACGTTATTTACAACATCACTCCCAGGAAGTGTATGCCCTGTTCAGCTATGCCAGTAGTTTGTACGACCAGGACCAGTATACTGCATGCGATAGTGTATTGGCATTGATCCTTGCGAAAGATGAGTCTTACCTGCCGGCACTGAGAATGCGTGCGGGTGTTCAAAGGGAACTGGGCAACTGGGACGCTTCTGTAAAGAATTGCGATCTTATCCTGGATATTAATAAAGAGGCGGCTTATGCCATTGCTTCCAAGGCAAGAACATGCCTGAAGCAACATAAGGATAAAGAGGGGTTGCAACTGGCCCTGGAAAGCGTGAAGATGGATAAAGACGATGGATACTGCGCCTGTACCCTTGCACTTGCTTATCATTTTAATGGGCAGATTACCGAAAGGGATGCACAGATGCGCATCATGCAAAGTGCCGGCAATGCAGGTATGAAAGAATATGCGCAATATGCGCTGGATATTATTAGCAAAAAAGAGCCATTCAGAAACTGA
- a CDS encoding RNA polymerase sigma factor, producing MTEKEYNQCVTEYADNVYRFILKSLRHKEDARDVVQSAFEKMWIHRANIDGAKSKEYLFTVAYHQMIDVLRKAKRVTLKDEFKEEARIHDRPLNNARQVLEKALAQLNETQRSLVLLKDYEGYSYEEIGQITGLSESQVKVYLHRARVQLKNYLVRPENVL from the coding sequence ATGACCGAAAAAGAGTACAACCAATGTGTCACAGAGTACGCGGATAACGTGTACCGCTTTATCCTTAAAAGTCTTCGCCATAAAGAAGATGCCAGGGATGTGGTACAATCGGCATTCGAGAAAATGTGGATCCACCGGGCAAATATTGATGGCGCCAAAAGCAAGGAGTATTTGTTTACCGTGGCCTATCACCAGATGATTGATGTGCTACGCAAAGCCAAAAGAGTAACCCTGAAAGACGAGTTCAAAGAAGAAGCCAGGATCCATGACCGCCCTCTGAACAACGCCCGCCAGGTGCTGGAAAAAGCCCTGGCCCAACTGAACGAAACCCAGCGGTCGCTGGTATTGCTGAAAGATTATGAAGGTTATTCGTATGAAGAGATCGGGCAGATTACCGGTTTAAGTGAAAGCCAGGTAAAGGTATACCTACACCGTGCCCGCGTGCAGTTAAAAAACTATTTGGTAAGACCCGAAAACGTGTTATAG
- a CDS encoding DUF3267 domain-containing protein — MFIPGIVISLVTFPGVIVHELAHQLFCRWYKVPVFKVVYFQMANPVGYVLHEAPANKWHSIMISIGPFIVNTILGGLIALPAAIPVFTLDKAGPLDYLLIYLGVSIAMHAFPSTGDANVIWEVVKDKHTNRLVKLVGYPVVGLIYLGSLGSFFWLDLAYGIGVAIGIPKLIISFLL, encoded by the coding sequence ATGTTCATTCCTGGTATTGTTATTTCCCTCGTCACATTTCCCGGTGTTATTGTGCATGAGCTGGCGCATCAGTTGTTTTGCCGGTGGTATAAAGTGCCTGTTTTCAAAGTGGTGTATTTCCAGATGGCAAACCCGGTTGGTTATGTGTTGCATGAGGCGCCTGCCAATAAATGGCATAGTATTATGATCAGTATCGGTCCTTTTATCGTGAATACGATCCTTGGCGGCCTGATAGCACTTCCTGCGGCCATCCCCGTATTTACTTTGGATAAAGCGGGGCCGCTGGACTATTTGCTGATCTACCTGGGCGTTTCTATTGCCATGCATGCTTTTCCCAGCACTGGCGATGCCAATGTGATATGGGAGGTTGTAAAAGATAAGCACACCAACCGCCTGGTGAAACTGGTCGGGTATCCTGTGGTAGGACTTATTTATCTCGGTTCGCTGGGCAGCTTTTTCTGGCTCGACCTGGCTTATGGGATTGGTGTGGCTATCGGTATTCCTAAACTGATTATTTCGTTCCTGCTCTAA
- a CDS encoding anti-sigma factor family protein, whose translation MNITRHNYEEFFLLYVDNELNIAQRKAVEAFVEENPDLRSELIMLQQSVLPADEHITFNHKQDLLKMATDPNPVNETNCEEYFILYSDDELTNEQKDQVEQFVYRHPQYQESFELYQQVRLMPDTSVVFPDKYALYRKEEEDKAPVIRIRWWRIAAAAAVLLFTGSMGWYLATHDPGNAPDVESSFAYNDSGKATPPVQPIQEQTQQPVIAEQKNTPDQKQDVAITADKKNQTDNQQKPATTVSVRSPKAVDVAGINKKDEKNKETPRNIPEVLNVPHTEAVVKADPKRTIEGKSIDPGLKADQTKEAIVDKVLSERDLAALTIPTTAQKPTVIPEPENPGEPYPINDNKKNKMRGFFRKVSRVFDKATNADPDNEKSSIRIASFEFALK comes from the coding sequence ATGAACATCACACGCCACAATTACGAAGAATTTTTCCTGCTGTATGTGGACAATGAGCTGAACATTGCCCAGCGCAAAGCAGTGGAAGCTTTCGTGGAAGAAAATCCAGACCTCCGGTCCGAACTCATCATGCTGCAGCAATCGGTATTGCCGGCTGATGAACACATCACCTTCAACCATAAACAGGACCTGTTGAAGATGGCCACAGACCCTAACCCGGTCAATGAAACCAACTGCGAAGAATACTTTATTCTCTATAGCGATGACGAACTGACCAATGAACAGAAAGACCAGGTAGAGCAATTTGTATACCGCCATCCCCAATACCAGGAGTCTTTTGAACTATACCAGCAGGTACGCCTCATGCCCGATACATCGGTCGTATTCCCGGATAAATATGCTTTATACCGTAAGGAAGAAGAGGATAAAGCGCCGGTAATAAGGATACGCTGGTGGCGTATAGCCGCCGCAGCAGCCGTGCTGTTATTTACAGGCAGTATGGGCTGGTACTTAGCCACCCATGATCCCGGCAATGCACCTGATGTGGAAAGTTCATTTGCCTACAACGATTCCGGCAAAGCAACACCGCCCGTACAGCCAATACAGGAGCAAACACAGCAGCCCGTTATTGCAGAGCAAAAGAATACCCCCGATCAAAAACAGGATGTAGCGATCACTGCTGATAAGAAGAATCAAACTGACAATCAACAAAAACCGGCGACAACAGTGTCTGTTAGATCCCCCAAAGCAGTTGATGTAGCAGGTATTAATAAAAAAGATGAAAAAAATAAGGAGACTCCGCGTAACATTCCTGAGGTGCTAAACGTACCACATACAGAAGCTGTAGTGAAGGCAGATCCGAAAAGAACAATTGAAGGGAAAAGTATTGATCCGGGCTTAAAGGCAGATCAAACCAAAGAGGCTATTGTAGATAAAGTATTAAGTGAAAGAGACCTGGCAGCACTTACTATACCAACCACTGCCCAAAAACCCACAGTTATTCCTGAACCAGAGAACCCAGGTGAACCTTATCCCATCAATGATAACAAGAAAAACAAAATGCGCGGCTTCTTCAGAAAGGTATCCCGCGTTTTTGATAAAGCTACCAATGCAGATCCCGACAATGAAAAGTCGAGTATCCGTATAGCCAGTTTTGAATTCGCATTAAAATAG
- a CDS encoding DMT family transporter: MKFLFYILPVLAGVAMTVQSGINAQLRSALNHPILAAFISFVGGTIALALLLLFSKQAFPALSAYSDVNWYKFTGGLLGVFVVTVVLVSVQEIGAANMFVLIIAGQLVTALLMDHFGVLGMKESPITLQKMIGIVCLIVGAWLVNRK; this comes from the coding sequence ATGAAATTCCTGTTCTATATTCTGCCTGTACTGGCGGGTGTGGCGATGACGGTACAGTCTGGTATTAATGCCCAATTGAGGTCGGCCCTTAACCATCCTATACTGGCTGCTTTCATTTCTTTCGTGGGGGGAACGATTGCACTGGCCCTCCTATTATTGTTTTCCAAACAGGCATTTCCTGCCTTGTCGGCCTATAGTGATGTAAACTGGTATAAGTTTACCGGTGGCCTGCTGGGGGTATTTGTGGTGACGGTGGTGCTGGTGTCGGTGCAGGAGATAGGCGCTGCCAATATGTTTGTGCTCATTATTGCGGGGCAACTGGTTACGGCCCTGCTGATGGATCATTTTGGTGTGCTGGGGATGAAGGAAAGCCCGATCACTTTGCAGAAGATGATTGGTATTGTGTGCCTGATCGTGGGCGCCTGGCTGGTGAACAGGAAGTGA
- the kbl gene encoding glycine C-acetyltransferase: MNENLVKRLAAELEEIKASGLYKTERIIESPQGAEMVVNGKTVLNFCANNYLGLSSHPKVIEAAKKAIDHRGYGMSSVRFICGTQDIHKELEAKISQFLGTEDTILYAAAFDANGGVFEPLYNEQDALISDELNHASIIDGVRLCKAQRYRYKHNNMDDLEARLQEAQAQRSRIIITDGSFSMDGTIAQLDKIVALAEKYDAAIMIDECHSSGFLGKTGRGTHEYRGVMGKIDIITGTLGKALGGASGGFTSGRKEVIEILRQRSRPYLFSNTLAPSIVGASIAVLDLLTETTDLRDKLEYNTKYFRSKMTAAGFDIKPGDHPIVPIMLYDAVVAQNFAAKLLEEGIYVIGFFFPVVAKGMARIRVQLSAAHEQHHLDKAIAAFTKIGNELGVLK, translated from the coding sequence ATGAACGAAAATTTGGTCAAAAGACTGGCTGCAGAACTTGAAGAAATCAAGGCTTCCGGACTGTATAAAACGGAGCGCATTATTGAATCGCCCCAGGGGGCTGAGATGGTGGTGAATGGCAAAACAGTGCTGAATTTCTGCGCCAATAATTATCTCGGGTTATCTTCTCATCCAAAGGTGATTGAGGCTGCTAAAAAAGCTATTGATCACCGTGGTTATGGAATGAGCAGTGTGCGCTTTATCTGCGGTACGCAGGATATTCACAAGGAACTGGAAGCAAAGATCTCCCAATTCCTGGGCACAGAAGATACGATCTTATATGCAGCCGCCTTTGATGCCAATGGCGGTGTTTTTGAGCCCTTGTATAATGAACAGGATGCGCTTATTTCCGATGAACTGAACCATGCTTCGATTATTGACGGGGTACGCCTGTGTAAAGCGCAGCGCTACCGTTATAAGCACAATAATATGGACGACCTGGAGGCCAGGCTGCAGGAGGCGCAGGCGCAACGGAGCCGTATTATTATCACGGATGGTTCTTTTAGCATGGATGGTACGATTGCCCAGTTGGACAAGATTGTAGCGCTGGCTGAAAAGTATGATGCCGCTATTATGATTGATGAATGCCACTCCAGCGGATTCCTGGGTAAAACAGGCCGGGGTACACATGAGTACCGCGGCGTGATGGGGAAGATTGATATTATTACCGGTACGCTGGGTAAGGCGCTGGGCGGAGCATCGGGCGGGTTTACCAGCGGACGTAAAGAAGTGATTGAAATATTGCGCCAGCGCTCAAGGCCCTACCTGTTTTCCAATACCCTGGCGCCAAGTATTGTGGGGGCTTCCATCGCTGTGCTGGACCTGCTGACAGAAACTACCGACCTGCGGGATAAACTGGAATACAATACAAAGTATTTCCGTAGCAAGATGACTGCAGCCGGCTTTGATATTAAGCCCGGTGATCACCCTATTGTTCCTATTATGCTGTATGATGCAGTGGTGGCGCAGAATTTTGCGGCCAAATTGCTGGAAGAAGGCATTTACGTGATCGGCTTTTTCTTCCCTGTAGTAGCCAAAGGCATGGCCAGGATACGGGTACAGTTAAGCGCGGCCCATGAGCAGCATCACCTGGATAAAGCGATTGCCGCCTTTACGAAGATCGGGAATGAGCTGGGCGTATTGAAGTAA
- the tsaB gene encoding tRNA (adenosine(37)-N6)-threonylcarbamoyltransferase complex dimerization subunit type 1 TsaB encodes MGLILNIDTATENASICVARDGMAIATMVNREQKDHAGWIQPAIARLMQEAGFAMQQLQAVAVTEGPGSYTGLRVGMATAKGLCYALHIPLITESTLKVIAYATREAIGLSTGEPHLLPTLICPMIDARRMEVFTAVYNMDLEAVIPGGARILDNNSFNKELENNRLIFCGNGSVKWKPLCGKHSNAVFYEGDGYTAAHLGLLSEQRFQQEIWADLAYAEPAYLKEFYSHIKN; translated from the coding sequence ATGGGGCTTATATTGAATATTGATACAGCTACTGAAAATGCCAGTATTTGCGTGGCACGGGATGGCATGGCAATTGCGACTATGGTAAACCGTGAACAGAAGGACCATGCAGGATGGATCCAGCCGGCTATTGCCCGGTTGATGCAGGAGGCTGGTTTTGCGATGCAACAACTGCAAGCCGTGGCTGTTACAGAAGGCCCGGGTTCTTATACAGGCTTGCGTGTGGGGATGGCCACTGCTAAGGGATTGTGCTATGCGCTTCATATTCCGCTGATTACAGAAAGTACGCTAAAAGTGATAGCTTATGCAACGCGGGAGGCTATTGGGTTGTCAACGGGCGAACCTCATCTGTTGCCAACTTTGATCTGTCCTATGATTGATGCGCGCAGGATGGAAGTGTTCACTGCCGTCTATAATATGGACTTGGAGGCAGTTATTCCGGGTGGTGCGCGTATTTTAGACAATAATTCTTTTAACAAAGAGTTAGAGAATAATCGTTTAATTTTCTGCGGAAATGGCAGTGTTAAGTGGAAACCCCTATGTGGTAAGCATTCAAATGCAGTGTTTTATGAAGGGGATGGATATACGGCAGCTCACCTTGGATTGCTGTCTGAGCAAAGGTTTCAGCAGGAGATATGGGCAGACCTTGCGTATGCGGAACCCGCCTATCTCAAGGAATTCTACTCTCATATAAAAAATTGA
- a CDS encoding alpha/beta hydrolase: MRLLRRALRVLIVLFLLLNIMAVFHALKFTYFYDDRTAVVKKPELMNRWEKTKVILFGLQYPKSVNTARPKLPFDTLSLMTADGLRLSGWYIPRDSARGTVILFHGHGSSSGRILEEAYYMHDIGFNTMLIDFRAHGNSEGNVSTIGYREANDVKAAYDYIRAKGEKNIVLWGVSLGAATIAHAVADYGVKPEKVIMELSYGSLSAAAKGRIRTMGLPEQPIAGLLTFWGGTVRGFWAFGLKPEDYVKQMTCPVLVQHGAKDARVTRAESDAIFNNIPHPNKKLVVYETAKHESLCNREPEKWKREIKAFLNY; this comes from the coding sequence ATGAGATTATTACGAAGAGCCCTGCGGGTACTTATTGTCCTGTTCCTTTTGCTCAATATCATGGCTGTATTCCATGCGCTTAAGTTCACTTATTTCTATGATGATAGAACGGCTGTAGTAAAGAAGCCGGAGCTGATGAACCGCTGGGAGAAAACAAAGGTCATCCTGTTTGGTCTTCAATATCCCAAGTCTGTCAACACCGCCCGCCCTAAACTTCCCTTTGATACTCTTTCTTTAATGACGGCTGATGGCCTGCGCTTATCCGGGTGGTATATACCGCGCGACAGCGCCAGGGGAACGGTGATCCTGTTTCATGGACATGGTTCCTCCAGCGGCAGGATACTGGAGGAGGCATATTATATGCACGATATAGGTTTTAATACGATGTTGATTGACTTCAGGGCGCATGGCAACAGTGAAGGCAACGTGTCGACCATTGGCTACCGCGAGGCCAATGATGTGAAGGCGGCCTATGATTATATCCGCGCCAAAGGCGAAAAGAATATTGTATTGTGGGGCGTTTCTTTAGGCGCTGCCACGATTGCACATGCTGTGGCAGATTATGGGGTGAAGCCTGAAAAAGTGATCATGGAGCTATCCTACGGAAGCCTGTCGGCCGCCGCAAAAGGAAGGATACGGACGATGGGATTGCCGGAGCAGCCCATTGCCGGGTTGCTTACCTTCTGGGGCGGTACGGTGCGGGGGTTCTGGGCTTTTGGCCTTAAGCCGGAAGACTATGTGAAGCAGATGACCTGCCCGGTACTGGTGCAGCATGGCGCTAAAGATGCGCGGGTAACGAGGGCTGAGTCGGATGCTATTTTTAATAACATACCACACCCTAATAAAAAGCTGGTGGTGTATGAAACAGCCAAACATGAATCCCTCTGCAACAGGGAACCGGAAAAGTGGAAACGGGAAATAAAGGCTTTTTTGAATTATTGA